A stretch of DNA from Variovorax paradoxus:
AGGTGGTCAAGCCCGCCAGCACGCCAGGCAACGTTCGCGCCGGCCCCGGCGTGGACCACGTGGCCTACGGCTTTGTGTCGCTTTCCGAGTTGCTGGCGAACTACGAGCGGCTGCAGGCGCTCGGCATCGCGCCCTACTGGGCCATCCATCACGGGGTGACGGTCTCCCTGTACTACGCCGATCCCGACGGCAATCAGATGGAGTTCCAGGTCGACAGCTTCGCCTGCGTTGACGCAGCGAACGACTTCATGCAAAGCCCTCATTTCGACACTAACCCGATCGGGGTCGAGTTCGACCCAGACGAGATGCTGGCAGGGCTTCGTTCGGGCATCGCGGAAAGCGAATTCCTCTTCCGCAAGAGCGACCTGCCGGTAGCGCCGATCCGCGGATCGATGGCGCTGTGATCTGAAGCCTTCATTCCCCCGATCCAATCATCCAACGGAGACATCTCATGAAGACCATCGAAACCCCCATCCTGATCTGCGGCGGCGGCGGTGCAGGCCTCAGCCTGTCCACGTTCCTGTCGGCGCAAGGCATCGAATCGATGCTGGTCGAGCGCCATTCCGGCACCTCGCACTTGCCCAAGGCGCACTACCTGAACCAGCGCACGATGGAAATCTTTCGGGAGCATGGCATCGCCGACACGATCTATCAGCGCGGCACGCCGTTCGAGAACATGGGTTGCGTGGTCTGGTTGACCTCCCTCGGGGGTGACGGCCCGCAGGATGGCAAGACGATCTATCGAATGGATGCCTTCGGCGGCGGCTGCACGAAAGCGGTGTACGAGGCCGACAGCCCTTCGCGTTCCGGCAACCTTCCCCTGCTTCGCCTGGAGCCCGTGCTACGCGAATTCGCTGAGAAGAGCCCGCTCGCGAAGGTCCACTTCAGCCACGAGATGATGGGCTTCGAGCAGGACGACAGCGGCGTCACCTCGATCGTGAGGAACCTTCTGAGCGGCGAAGAGTTCAAGGTGCGCTCGCAGTACCTCGTCGGCGCAGACCGGGGCCGCACCGTCGGTCCGGCCATCGGCGTCAACCTCGAGGGCCAGACCAATCTAGTCGACATGGTGAGCACGCATTTCAGCGCCGATTTGTCCAAATACATCGACGATGACAGCCCGCTGATCCGCTGGTTCATCAATCCGGAGGGCGGCGGCGGCTGGGGCAGTGGCGCCATGGTGACCATGGGCCCGACGCATTGGGACCGGCATTCGGAGGAATGGGTGTTTCACTTCGCATTTCGCCCAGGTGATCCCGATTTCGACGAAAGCCTGATCGT
This window harbors:
- a CDS encoding VOC family protein, encoding MSSVIRPSSFAHVVYRTYRFEQMVDWYCKVLGATVQHRNPALAFLTYDGEHHRVALINLEVVKPASTPGNVRAGPGVDHVAYGFVSLSELLANYERLQALGIAPYWAIHHGVTVSLYYADPDGNQMEFQVDSFACVDAANDFMQSPHFDTNPIGVEFDPDEMLAGLRSGIAESEFLFRKSDLPVAPIRGSMAL